One genomic region from Nitrospirota bacterium encodes:
- the lpxK gene encoding tetraacyldisaccharide 4'-kinase — MWAAIPYGAVARLRALLYYWGWFAQRRLPVPVVSVGNLTLGGTGKTPVVIQLVEWLLAQGTRVAILSRGYRRTSTDPYLLVSNGEQLLVGPNEAGDEPFLMAQRCPKAIVAVGADRYELGCWVLDRFSVDCLILDDGFQHLGLYREVNFLLVDATDAEGLAALVPAGRLREPLQAAGRASAIVVTRADVPAQVTEVCQRLQAVIGTMPDPIQVVFRPESLWSVVSGASQPLSWSKGKTALLCSAVGHAGSFRALVESIGITVLDEVVYVDHHAYTRQDIERLRARATELQAELVVTTEKDACKLAALLQPTDPWWAVRLTTDVTVGEDRLRQLVLGRLKAEG, encoded by the coding sequence TTGTGGGCTGCAATTCCATACGGGGCCGTTGCGCGGTTGCGCGCGCTCCTGTACTACTGGGGCTGGTTTGCACAGCGAAGATTACCGGTTCCCGTAGTAAGTGTCGGAAATCTCACGTTGGGTGGGACGGGCAAAACGCCGGTAGTCATTCAGCTGGTCGAATGGCTCCTGGCGCAAGGGACCAGGGTGGCGATTCTCAGCCGGGGCTATCGTCGGACCAGTACGGATCCGTATCTGCTCGTGTCAAACGGCGAGCAGTTACTGGTCGGTCCGAATGAGGCAGGCGATGAACCATTTTTGATGGCGCAACGTTGCCCCAAGGCGATCGTGGCTGTCGGTGCGGATCGCTATGAGCTCGGGTGCTGGGTCTTGGATCGATTTTCGGTCGATTGTCTGATACTCGACGATGGATTTCAGCATCTGGGGCTCTATCGAGAGGTGAATTTCTTATTGGTCGATGCGACGGATGCAGAGGGGCTTGCGGCTCTGGTGCCGGCCGGTCGACTTCGGGAGCCGCTTCAGGCGGCCGGACGGGCGAGCGCGATTGTGGTCACCAGAGCGGATGTGCCGGCGCAGGTGACAGAGGTCTGCCAGCGGTTGCAGGCCGTGATCGGCACGATGCCAGATCCGATCCAGGTGGTATTTCGTCCGGAGAGTCTCTGGTCGGTGGTCAGCGGCGCATCGCAGCCGCTCTCCTGGTCCAAGGGAAAGACCGCGTTGCTCTGTAGCGCGGTGGGACATGCGGGATCCTTTCGTGCTCTCGTCGAGTCGATAGGGATCACGGTTCTCGATGAAGTGGTGTATGTCGATCACCATGCCTATACGAGACAGGATATCGAGCGACTTCGAGCGAGAGCGACAGAGCTTCAGGCTGAACTGGTGGTGACGACGGAGAAAGATGCCTGCAAGCTGGCTGCGCTGCTCCAACCCACCGATCCCTGGTGGGCCGTTCGACTGACCACGGACGTGACCGTCGGGGAAGATCGACTGCGGCAGTTAGTTCTTGGAAGGCTGAAGGCTGAAGGCTGA
- a CDS encoding glycosyltransferase family 2 protein — MAESVNRPTVACVVITKNEERNIADCLASVRWADDIIVVDAESRDRTVELARASGAKVSVRPWPGFGLQKNFGMAQASADWIVILDADERVTEELRGEITACVSKWTPGAPVAYRIPRKNFFYGAWVRGGGVYPDYQVRLFRRGLAQYNDVAVHENLLVDGEIGTLVEHLDHHTERRIQDHFKKFGLYTTLAAQEKAKRVRTVRWSDLVFRPLVVFLKTYVLKNGFRDGVRGLIVCVFASMYTFVKYAKLWDVTRQVASHPDAR, encoded by the coding sequence GTGGCTGAGTCGGTCAATCGGCCAACAGTGGCCTGTGTGGTCATCACGAAGAACGAGGAACGGAATATTGCCGATTGCCTGGCGTCGGTTCGGTGGGCGGATGACATCATCGTGGTCGATGCGGAAAGCCGCGATCGGACCGTCGAGTTAGCCCGTGCCAGTGGAGCGAAGGTCTCTGTACGTCCCTGGCCAGGTTTTGGGCTGCAGAAAAATTTCGGGATGGCGCAGGCGTCGGCCGACTGGATTGTGATTCTCGATGCGGATGAACGAGTGACTGAGGAATTACGAGGAGAGATCACGGCCTGTGTGAGTAAATGGACACCCGGCGCACCCGTGGCCTATCGGATCCCGCGCAAGAACTTTTTCTATGGGGCCTGGGTACGAGGGGGCGGTGTCTATCCCGATTATCAAGTGCGTCTGTTTCGGCGTGGGCTGGCTCAGTATAACGATGTCGCGGTGCATGAGAATCTTCTTGTCGATGGGGAGATTGGGACATTGGTCGAGCACCTCGATCATCATACGGAGCGGCGCATTCAGGATCACTTCAAGAAGTTCGGGCTCTATACCACGCTGGCGGCACAGGAGAAGGCCAAGAGGGTTCGGACGGTTCGCTGGAGCGACCTGGTCTTCCGTCCACTGGTGGTGTTCCTCAAAACCTATGTCTTGAAAAATGGGTTTCGCGATGGGGTGCGCGGACTCATTGTCTGTGTGTTCGCCAGCATGTACACCTTTGTGAAATATGCCAAGCTGTGGGATGTCACCAGGCAGGTGGCCTCTCACCCGGATGCCAGGTAG
- a CDS encoding glycosyltransferase family 9 protein — MMEDYRHILLIKPSSLGDIVHAMPTCAAIRRAYPKARLTWLVKRQWAGLVERIDGVDRVWSVESTLQGWLSQVAPLRAEQFDLVVDLQGLFRSAAIGRLTGSPLLVGFANGREGSPWFYTKRVTVPQSEMHAVDRYMLVAKALGAVDSGTPEFRFRIPQTDYDEVDRLLSRSGVMPGMSWVAMNVSARWPTKRWPASSFAEVADQLQQEGCGAVVMIGGPDERVDVAAVKGEMKTPAIDLAGATTVGLLPALLSKASMLITNDSGPMHIAAAVGTPVVALFGPTSEVRTGPYGAGHAVLTEPVPCRPCFSRTCHNSLPLECLKMVSPQQVLAAARAQRFRRTVPR, encoded by the coding sequence ATGATGGAAGACTATCGCCACATTTTGTTGATCAAGCCAAGCTCGTTGGGTGACATCGTGCATGCGATGCCGACCTGTGCGGCCATCCGCAGGGCATACCCCAAGGCTCGTCTGACTTGGCTGGTGAAGCGACAATGGGCCGGTCTCGTCGAGCGGATCGACGGAGTGGATCGGGTCTGGTCTGTGGAATCCACGCTACAAGGGTGGCTCTCTCAGGTGGCCCCTCTTCGTGCCGAGCAGTTTGATCTCGTTGTGGATCTGCAGGGTCTCTTTCGGAGCGCCGCCATTGGGAGGCTCACAGGATCTCCTCTGCTTGTGGGATTTGCCAATGGGCGAGAGGGGAGTCCCTGGTTCTATACGAAGCGCGTGACAGTCCCGCAATCAGAGATGCATGCAGTCGATCGTTATATGCTTGTGGCCAAGGCCCTAGGGGCGGTGGACTCCGGTACGCCTGAGTTCCGGTTCCGTATCCCGCAAACCGATTATGATGAGGTCGATCGCCTGTTGAGCCGATCCGGTGTGATGCCTGGAATGAGCTGGGTGGCGATGAATGTCTCCGCCCGATGGCCGACTAAGCGGTGGCCAGCTTCCTCCTTCGCCGAAGTGGCCGATCAGTTGCAGCAAGAAGGGTGCGGAGCGGTGGTGATGATTGGCGGCCCTGACGAACGGGTGGATGTTGCAGCTGTGAAGGGTGAGATGAAGACCCCCGCCATCGATCTGGCCGGAGCGACAACCGTGGGTTTGCTGCCGGCACTTCTGAGTAAGGCGTCGATGCTGATTACCAACGATTCAGGCCCTATGCATATTGCGGCGGCGGTCGGGACGCCGGTGGTGGCCCTTTTCGGGCCGACGAGTGAAGTCCGGACCGGTCCCTATGGGGCAGGCCATGCTGTGTTGACTGAGCCTGTGCCCTGCAGACCCTGTTTCAGCCGGACCTGTCACAATAGCCTGCCGTTGGAATGTTTGAAAATGGTGTCGCCACAACAAGTATTGGCTGCGGCTCGAGCACAGCGATTCCGTCGGACGGTTCCCCGATGA
- a CDS encoding glycosyltransferase: protein MKVSGFTFVRNVVKYDYPVVESIRSILPIVDEFIVNVGRCDDGTMELIRSIGDPKIKIVESVWDETLRKDGLIYAQQTNIALSHCTGDWAFYIQADEVVHEDDLPAIQEAMRRHLGNPDVKGLLFRYLHFIADYWTTNPWFYHKAVRIIRNNGEVESCGDAVGFHLKATQQYLQSGPKEWIAPSGGRVFHYGWVKDPQTMTEKKREQVTVYHGGQVPAAEAKQLAHDSFQFEDYAMLKEFGESHPLVMRARIGAAKRWAPRRNRWLNWTFYREVVRRGFRG, encoded by the coding sequence ATGAAGGTGAGCGGATTTACATTCGTGCGGAACGTGGTCAAGTACGACTATCCGGTCGTGGAGTCCATCCGTTCAATCCTGCCAATCGTCGATGAGTTCATCGTCAACGTTGGTCGCTGCGACGATGGCACGATGGAACTAATTCGCTCGATCGGGGACCCGAAGATCAAGATCGTGGAGTCGGTCTGGGATGAGACGCTGCGAAAAGATGGCCTAATCTATGCGCAACAGACCAATATCGCGTTGTCCCACTGTACCGGGGATTGGGCCTTCTATATTCAGGCCGACGAGGTCGTGCACGAGGACGACTTGCCTGCCATCCAAGAGGCGATGCGCCGCCATCTCGGCAATCCGGATGTGAAAGGGCTCTTGTTCCGGTATCTGCATTTTATCGCGGACTATTGGACGACGAATCCCTGGTTCTATCACAAGGCCGTGCGGATCATTCGGAACAACGGTGAAGTCGAATCTTGTGGCGATGCGGTGGGGTTCCATCTCAAGGCGACACAGCAATATCTCCAGAGCGGACCGAAGGAATGGATTGCCCCATCGGGCGGGCGCGTTTTTCACTATGGGTGGGTGAAGGACCCTCAAACGATGACGGAGAAAAAACGGGAGCAAGTGACCGTCTATCATGGGGGCCAGGTTCCTGCCGCAGAGGCCAAGCAACTGGCGCACGACAGCTTTCAGTTCGAGGACTATGCCATGTTGAAGGAGTTCGGTGAGTCGCATCCGCTCGTCATGCGGGCACGCATTGGGGCAGCCAAGCGATGGGCACCCCGGAGGAACCGGTGGCTCAATTGGACCTTCTACCGGGAAGTGGTTCGCCGAGGCTTTCGTGGATAA
- a CDS encoding glycosyltransferase family 2 protein: protein MSKLSVYVIAYNDEPNMRACLESVVGWGDELIVVDSHSTDRTAAISCEFTDKVYQVDFKGFGDLRNQAVAFTTHEWVFSLDSDERMTPELKEEIRLLLDRGPEADAYFVPRKNYFLGRWIKHCGWYPDYRQPQLFRKARFRYREELVHESFDCEGLVGHLKRPALQYPFRDIDHYVAKQDRYSDLMARRMVERGKQFSSHQLITHPLGAFLKMYVQRVGFLDGMPGLILSGLYAYYTFMKYAKFWELDRDRDVTVKP from the coding sequence ATGTCTAAATTGTCGGTCTATGTCATCGCCTATAACGACGAACCCAATATGCGGGCCTGCCTTGAGTCTGTAGTGGGCTGGGGTGATGAGTTGATCGTCGTGGATTCTCATAGTACGGATCGGACGGCGGCAATCAGTTGTGAGTTTACGGACAAGGTCTATCAAGTCGATTTCAAAGGGTTCGGCGATTTGCGTAATCAGGCGGTAGCATTCACAACCCATGAGTGGGTCTTCAGCCTGGATAGCGATGAGAGGATGACGCCTGAGCTCAAGGAAGAGATCCGGCTGTTGCTCGACCGCGGGCCGGAGGCAGATGCCTATTTTGTCCCACGAAAGAATTATTTTCTGGGCCGATGGATCAAACATTGCGGCTGGTATCCCGATTATCGGCAACCGCAGCTGTTTCGAAAGGCACGGTTCCGGTATCGTGAAGAGCTGGTCCATGAGAGTTTCGACTGTGAGGGGCTGGTCGGACATCTCAAGCGCCCCGCATTGCAGTATCCCTTCCGCGACATCGATCACTATGTGGCGAAGCAAGATCGCTACTCGGATTTGATGGCCCGTCGCATGGTGGAGCGGGGCAAGCAGTTTTCTTCTCATCAACTGATCACCCATCCGCTCGGAGCATTTCTCAAGATGTATGTGCAGCGCGTGGGCTTCCTCGACGGGATGCCCGGCTTGATTCTTTCCGGACTCTATGCCTATTACACCTTCATGAAGTATGCGAAATTTTGGGAATTGGATCGAGACCGTGATGTGACGGTGAAGCCATAA
- the waaF gene encoding lipopolysaccharide heptosyltransferase II: MEKELIKRILVRGPNWLGDAVMCEPALRGLRSLFPDAQIALLVKPGVADLFAGHPALTRVLTYDTNGRHAGLSGKWALAGQLRRQDFDMALLFQNAFEAALLAFLAGVPRRYGYATDARSLLLTDPVAAPDRRTLLHQVRYYWDLLKPLGLTADPSAPELIVFPEEEQAMAGRFSQGGVAPSDAVVGINPGSTYGGAKRWLPERFAEVTDRLCHTIRMSRGQEVSVVIFGAKGEERLGQEIAANLSSKSLVLSGATTIRELMAAVKRCEVLVTNDTGPMHIASAFQVPVVAIFGPTDWRTTSPFGSAHAIVRQPVDCAPCLLRECPIDHRCMTRVTVDQVYDEAVKQIGGQGARGEGRENLQDDLLPRAAGLLPPAGHAPLDGVTVFLDRDGTLNYDPGYLRVAAELKLLAGVGPALARLKRAGAKLVVVTNQSGVGRGIFTLKDLEAIHARLEGLLEQEEVALDAIYFCPHHPDDGCRCRKPNIGMVERARSELQLDLRRSYLIGDHARDIQLAKRVGAKGILLTTDLVDAQALDALQAAEAMPDAVATSMAEAVDWIFTDAVKSAKGRDERERRERQEP, encoded by the coding sequence GTGGAGAAAGAACTCATTAAAAGAATTCTCGTGCGGGGACCCAATTGGCTTGGCGATGCCGTGATGTGTGAGCCGGCACTGCGCGGATTGCGGAGCCTGTTCCCGGACGCGCAAATCGCGCTGTTGGTCAAGCCGGGGGTGGCCGATTTGTTTGCCGGCCATCCGGCCTTGACGCGTGTGCTGACCTACGATACGAACGGGCGTCATGCGGGGCTCTCCGGTAAGTGGGCGCTGGCCGGGCAATTGAGACGGCAGGATTTCGATATGGCCCTGTTGTTTCAGAATGCGTTTGAGGCGGCACTCCTCGCTTTTCTGGCTGGTGTGCCTCGGCGCTATGGCTATGCGACGGATGCACGAAGCCTGCTGCTGACCGATCCAGTCGCGGCGCCGGATCGCCGTACGCTTCTCCATCAAGTCCGTTATTATTGGGATCTGCTGAAGCCGCTGGGCCTCACAGCCGATCCTTCTGCACCGGAACTCATCGTCTTTCCTGAAGAGGAACAGGCCATGGCGGGCCGATTTTCTCAGGGCGGCGTCGCCCCCTCCGATGCCGTGGTGGGGATCAATCCAGGTTCGACCTATGGCGGGGCCAAGCGCTGGTTGCCTGAACGATTTGCCGAGGTTACGGATCGGCTCTGTCATACGATTCGGATGTCTCGTGGACAAGAGGTCAGCGTGGTCATTTTTGGCGCCAAGGGAGAAGAGCGGTTGGGCCAGGAAATTGCTGCGAATCTGTCGTCGAAATCGTTGGTCTTGTCCGGGGCGACGACCATCCGTGAATTGATGGCGGCGGTGAAACGCTGTGAAGTGCTCGTCACGAACGATACCGGTCCAATGCATATTGCCTCTGCATTTCAAGTGCCGGTCGTGGCGATCTTCGGGCCGACCGATTGGCGGACTACGTCGCCGTTTGGGAGCGCCCATGCGATTGTGCGGCAACCGGTCGATTGCGCGCCTTGTCTGTTGCGTGAATGTCCCATCGACCATCGGTGCATGACCAGGGTGACGGTTGATCAGGTATATGATGAAGCGGTCAAACAGATTGGGGGGCAAGGGGCAAGGGGCGAGGGGCGAGAGAATTTACAGGACGACCTCTTGCCTCGTGCCGCTGGCCTCTTGCCTCCAGCGGGACATGCCCCGCTGGACGGTGTGACCGTCTTTCTGGATCGAGATGGAACGTTGAACTACGATCCTGGCTATCTGAGAGTTGCCGCTGAGTTGAAGTTGTTGGCAGGGGTCGGGCCAGCCCTGGCACGGTTGAAACGGGCTGGTGCGAAATTAGTGGTCGTGACGAACCAATCGGGTGTCGGTCGTGGGATCTTTACCCTCAAGGATTTAGAAGCCATCCATGCCAGATTGGAGGGTCTGTTGGAGCAGGAAGAGGTGGCGCTCGACGCGATCTATTTTTGCCCGCACCATCCTGACGATGGCTGCCGCTGCCGCAAACCGAATATCGGAATGGTGGAGCGGGCCCGGTCGGAGTTGCAACTCGATCTTCGACGCTCCTATTTAATTGGCGATCACGCACGCGACATCCAATTGGCGAAGCGAGTGGGCGCCAAGGGGATTCTTCTGACGACCGATCTCGTGGATGCCCAGGCGCTCGATGCGCTGCAAGCAGCAGAGGCGATGCCGGATGCCGTGGCAACGTCCATGGCTGAGGCAGTGGATTGGATTTTCACCGATGCGGTGAAGAGCGCGAAAGGGCGCGACGAGCGGGAAAGGCGAGAGCGGCAAGAGCCGTGA
- a CDS encoding glycosyltransferase family 9 protein: MKVLLVRPDGIGDEILCLPVASAVRRLLPEAQIAFLSSEYAAPVLSHHPDLDEVWTVTGRESLGELVSIFRRTVDAVVFLKPFKRLMWAAFLARVPIRVATGYRWYSLLANRRVYEHRKDFSKHETAYNVGMLTGLGLQPGSVFPPSLVLTDEERAKGQERLRGLAIPRVVLHPGGFAARRWRIEHYHALAHELHRKGVGVVLTGSQAEAEMFNQQSASAEPLPASVLNLMGQLSVRELMSVIAAGHAVVSGATGPAHMAAAFGVPNVSLFDPRRNNLPTRWQPLGKGVVLRPDVPTCEKCIYEACPYWDCLNRLTVDRVARQVMEVTRQPAPLKVVHV, from the coding sequence ATGAAGGTCCTCTTGGTCAGGCCTGACGGGATTGGCGATGAAATTCTGTGCCTGCCAGTCGCCTCCGCAGTACGTAGGCTCCTGCCGGAGGCGCAGATCGCTTTCCTCTCCAGCGAATATGCCGCTCCGGTGTTGTCACACCACCCTGATCTCGACGAAGTCTGGACGGTCACAGGCCGGGAATCTCTGGGCGAACTGGTGTCGATCTTTCGCCGGACCGTCGATGCCGTGGTCTTTCTCAAACCCTTCAAGCGGTTGATGTGGGCGGCCTTTCTGGCGCGGGTCCCGATTCGTGTGGCAACAGGCTATCGCTGGTATAGCCTGTTGGCGAATCGTCGGGTCTATGAACATCGGAAAGATTTTTCCAAGCATGAAACCGCATACAACGTCGGCATGTTGACGGGGCTCGGGTTGCAGCCTGGCAGCGTGTTTCCGCCGAGTCTCGTGCTGACTGATGAAGAACGAGCGAAGGGACAGGAGCGGTTACGTGGCCTGGCAATCCCCAGAGTGGTGCTCCATCCTGGGGGATTTGCCGCCAGGCGTTGGCGTATTGAGCATTATCATGCACTCGCGCATGAGTTGCATCGGAAGGGCGTGGGGGTCGTGTTGACCGGAAGCCAGGCGGAAGCAGAGATGTTCAATCAGCAATCGGCCAGTGCCGAGCCGCTTCCCGCCTCGGTCCTCAATCTCATGGGACAGTTATCGGTACGTGAGTTGATGTCCGTGATTGCGGCTGGTCACGCGGTGGTGTCCGGAGCCACAGGGCCAGCCCATATGGCCGCAGCGTTCGGCGTGCCCAACGTCAGTCTGTTCGATCCGCGGCGGAATAATCTTCCGACTCGCTGGCAGCCGCTCGGCAAGGGAGTGGTGCTGCGCCCCGATGTGCCGACTTGCGAAAAATGTATCTATGAAGCCTGTCCCTACTGGGATTGCCTCAATCGGCTGACGGTGGACAGGGTGGCGCGGCAAGTCATGGAGGTCACCCGACAGCCAGCCCCGCTCAAGGTCGTACATGTCTAA